In a genomic window of Tachysurus vachellii isolate PV-2020 chromosome 13, HZAU_Pvac_v1, whole genome shotgun sequence:
- the stard15 gene encoding START domain-containing protein 10, translating to MPVQIPDDADFASFKEQCESHECWIQRYNKSGVSVWCRDEETKTVQKLKMSILCKDVSAETLYDVLHDTSYRKKWDTNMIDTFDIARLTVNADVGYYSWKCPSPLKNRDFVTMRSWLPLGNDYLIINYSVKHPQYPPKKDFVRAVSLLTGYLIQSNGANCCTLYYLTQVDPRGSLPKWVVNRVSQFVGPKAMRKIYKACLKYPEWKRKHNPNLKPWMYPEQNTLPCMSVSELTVQRADSLENIDESGLNEDKIQNHSEDEET from the exons ATGCCTGTGCAAATTCCGGACGACGCAGATTTCGCGTCTTTCAAGGAGCAGTGCGAAAGCCATGAGTGCTGGATACAGCGTTACAACAAGTCTGGCGTGTCGGTGTGGTGCAGAGACGAGGAGACCAAAACAGTGCAAAAACTTAAG ATGAGTATTTTGTGCAAGGATGTCAGTGCAGAAACGCTGTATGATGTCTTGCATGACACAAGCTACCGGAAGAAATGGGACACCAACATGATTGACACATTTGATATTGCAAGGCTGACGGTCAATGCAGATGTAGGATATTATTCCT GGAAATGCCCGAGTCCACTGAAGAACAGGGATTTTGTCACCATGCGTTCATGGCTCCCTCTTGGAAATGACTACTTGATAATCAACTACTCAGTCAAACACCCG caATACCCACCAAAGAAAGACTTTGTCAGAGCAGTGTCTTTACTCACGGGATACTTGATCCAGTCTAATGGAGCAAACTGCTGCACACTTTACTACTTAACACAAGTAGATCCGAGAG GTTCCTTACCTAAATGGGTAGTGAATAGAGTCTCTCAATTTGTGGGACCAAAG GCCATGAGGAAGATCTACAAGGCGTGTCTGAAGTACCCTGAGTGGAAACGGAAACACAACCCTAATCTGAAGCCGTGGATGTACCCCGAGCAGAACACACTACCATGCATGAGTGTTTCAGAGCTCACTGTCCAGAGAGCAGATTCCCTTGAGAACATCGATGAGAGCGGCTTGAATGAAGATAAGATCCAAAACCACAGCGAAGATGAGGAAACCTAA
- the tgfbi gene encoding transforming growth factor-beta-induced protein ig-h3 has translation MKRLTLCALVVTLIAAVFAKSPYQSVLQHSRIRGRQHGPNVCAMQKIQGTEKKYFTNCKQWYRRKICGKPTVITYECCPGYEKMMGEKGCPAVLPLVNIYNTMGVVGATTTKIYSERAKLREEIEGPGSFTFFAPSNEAWSALPIEILDALVSNVNIELLNALHYHMINKRLTSDDLKHGSSFSSMYQDFDVHIHHYSNGIVTVNCARLVKTDQHATNGIVHVVDRVITAVTNNIQSFLETDDDLTTLQKAVDDAGLTSVLENQGSYTVFAPTNEAFEKIPPEMMNRILNDPVALKDLLNYHILKTMHCAESILAGTPLETLQGTVLEVGCEDDKMTLNGKAIVTSRDKLGTNGVVHYINELLIPDSVKTLKELAEGDPQVSTATRLFTDAGLNPQLSGSEAFTLIAPQDDAFKGTVSMTPEMRKLMRKHVLKGKLSSKGLYHGQELETLDGTKLRVFVYRNNLCIENACIAAHDKNGRHGTMFIVDKILSPPMGTVMDVLKADSRFSTLVGNIQRAGMTELLNKKGTYTIFAPTSDAFRAMPTADLNKIMRDPRELANLLKYHIGEEFLISGGVTSHTRMKPMSGEKLELGMRNSTLYVNRVQVIDGDMMATNGVVHAINSIIKPLPPKAVSDQAEDSSAKHTSAVRAGRQVLKKDDLFHKVVNSPSSRTMTQVQ, from the exons ATGAAGCGGCTGACTCTGTGTGCGCTTGTTGTCACGTTAATCGCTGCGGTGTTCGCCAAATCACCATATCAGTCTGTTCTTCAGCACAGCCGGATAAGAGGACGACAGCATGG cccAAACGTTTGCGCTATGCAGAAGATCCAAGGAACCGAGAAGAAGTACTTTACCAACTGCAAGCAGTGGTATCGCCGCAAAATATGCGGCAAACCAAC TGTGATTACCTATGAATGTTGCCCTGGATATGAAAAGATGATGGGAGAAAAGGGCTGTCCTGCAG TATTACCTTTGGTGAATATCTACAACACCATGGGGGTGGTTGGAGCCACTACTACTAAGATATATTCTGAAAGAGCTAAATTGAGAGAGGAAATTGAAGGACCTGGCAGTTTCACATTCTTTGCCCCAAGTAATGAGGCCTGGTCTGCTCTTCCCATT GAAATTCTGGATGCCTTGGTGAGCAATGTCAACATTGAGCTCCTCAATGCATTGCATTACCACATGATAAACAAACGCTTGACTTCAGATGACCTTAAGCATGGGTCATCCTTCTCCTCAATGTACCAGGATTTTGATGTTCATATCCATCACTATTCCAATGGT ATTGTGACTGTAAACTGTGCAAGGCTGGTGAAGACTGACCAGCATGCAACTAATGGAATAGTTCACGTTGTTGACAGAGTTATCACAGCTGTCACCAACAATATCCAGTCTTTTCTCGAAACTGATGATGATCTGACAACCCTGCAA AAAGCTGTCGATGATGCTGGTCTTACCTCAGTGTTAGAGAATCAGGGTTCCTACACTGTATTTGCTCCAACCAATGAAGCATTTGAGAAGATTCCTCCAGAGATGATGAACAGAATCTTGAACGATCCAGTTGCTCTTAAAG ATTTGCTGAATTACCACATCCTGAAGACCATGCACTGTGCCGAGTCCATTTTGGCAGGGACTCCCCTAGAGACACTTCAAGGCACAGTGCTGGAGGTGGGCTGTGAAGACGACAAAATGACCCTCAATGGCAAAGCCATTGTGACAAGCAGAGACAAACTGGGCACCAATGGAGTTGTCCATTACATTAATGAGCTTCTCATCCCTGACTCAG TTAAGACCCTGAAGGAACTTGCTGAAGGTGATCCCCAAGTTTCCACAGCTACTAGGCTTTTCACAGATGCTGGTCTAAATCCTCAACTTTCGGGGTCTGAAGCATTTACATTGATAGCACCTCAAGATGATGCTTTCAAAG GTACTGTTTCTATGACACCTGAGATGAGAAAACTCATGAGGAAGCATGTTCTGAAGGGGAAACTCTCCTCCAAGGGTTTGTACCATGGACAGGAGCTGGAAACTCTTGATGGAACTAAACttagagtgtttgtgtatagaAAT AACCTCTGCATCGAGAATGCCTGTATTGCTGCCCATGACAAAAATGGTCGCCATGGCACTATGTTCATCGTGGATAAGATTCTGTCTCCCCCCATGGGCACTGTTATGGATGTTCTAAAGGCAGACAGTCGTTTCAG CACCTTGGTTGGCAACATACAGAGGGCAGGCATGACTGAGCTGCTAAACAAGAAAGGAACTTACACCATCTTTGCCCCCACCAGTGATGCCTTCCGTGCCATGCCCACAGCTGATCTCAACAAAATTATGA GAGATCCCAGAGAGCTTGCCAACCTTCTGAAGTACCACATAGGTGAGGAGTTTCTTATTAGTGGTGGTGTGACCTCTCATACCAGAATGAAGCCCATGTCAGGAGAAAAGCTCGAGCTAGGCATG AGGAACTCCACTTTGTACGTCAATAGGGTGCAAGTCATTGACGGTGACATGATGGCTACTAATGGAGTCGTACATGCCATTAATTCAATCATAAAGCCACTGC cTCCCAAAGCTGTGAGTGACCAGGCAGAGGACTCTTCAGCAAAACATACCTCTGCAGTAAGG GCTGGCAGACAAGTTCTAAAAAAGG ATGATCTTTTCCATAAGGTTGTGAACAGTCCTTCCAGCAGAACAATGACTCAAGTCCAGTAA